From the Aquitalea magnusonii genome, one window contains:
- a CDS encoding bifunctional diguanylate cyclase/phosphodiesterase: MIAVVLGLLIPASIISYLSINIQRDNLTAQLETDEKRLLDIVALGMQEPLWNLSRQAGSPLISSVMEDARVVSIRVTDTQSNQVFLSALRSERRVGGVSFVQKPVIYRGEEIGQVTLEFDTEHLANALHNQVKNILLILVAQLVLSILLIMSILHSRFLRPMHSLTEQATQLAELKLESPFYWARRDEIGKLGKHLEWTRSELKRLIDELRAKTLALEADISRRREVEDALRRSENKYRELFWSNLDGIVISSLDGQVMDANPAFLNLMCYNLDQLKQQNFWSLVGQESEALERFNLDNKVLRFGYCDEFEAVYMNRFGNHVPVSVKTVAMRDAFGRINAVWRMVRDISEKRAAEERVQLAAKVFENTVEGIMITDSEKRIRSVNKAFTEITGYSQQEVLGQKTSILSSGRHEESFYSAMWQAIDNQGSWQGEIWNRRKNGEIYPEWLAINAVRNPLSEITHYVAIFSDLTERKAADERIQFLAHFDVLTSLPNRAHMHDRVELAIHNACRDNEQMALLLLDLDRFKTVNESLGHSAGDVLLQVAADRIKSSLAAGETVARQGGDEFIILLPAISDPSEAALAAERIRESFTASIELHNHTITITPSIGISVYPDDGRDFETLVRNADAAMYHAKSSGRNSYKFYTADLNARAREILAIESQLRFALERNEFILHYQPQVAMADGRITGAEALIRWNHPSLGILGPARFIEVAEERGFIVQIGNWVIREACRQLALWHDQGLPKMSLAINLSALQFRQQDLAEVLEKALSSHGLSADMLDVEVTESVIMEDVTSTLQAIDTIKGMGLQLSIDDFGTGYSSLSYLKRFKADKLKIDRSFVRDIPNDLDDSAIARAIINMAKNLNMQVVAEGVETIDQWHFLKQEGCDLIQGYLLAKPMPPEEFAGLLAKGTLLPGE; this comes from the coding sequence ATGATCGCGGTAGTACTTGGCTTGCTCATTCCTGCCTCCATCATCAGTTATCTGAGTATCAATATTCAGCGGGACAATTTGACCGCCCAACTGGAAACTGATGAGAAGCGTCTGCTGGATATTGTGGCGCTGGGGATGCAGGAGCCGTTGTGGAACCTCAGCCGCCAGGCGGGCAGCCCGCTGATTTCCTCGGTGATGGAAGATGCCCGGGTGGTGTCCATCCGCGTGACCGATACCCAGTCCAACCAGGTATTCCTGTCGGCGCTGCGCAGCGAACGTCGTGTGGGCGGTGTGTCCTTTGTGCAGAAGCCGGTGATTTACCGCGGTGAAGAAATCGGCCAGGTGACGCTGGAATTTGATACCGAACATCTGGCCAATGCCTTGCACAACCAGGTGAAGAACATCCTGCTGATTCTGGTGGCACAGCTGGTGCTGTCCATCCTGCTGATCATGAGCATCCTGCACTCGCGCTTCCTGCGCCCGATGCACAGCCTGACCGAGCAGGCCACCCAACTGGCCGAGTTGAAGTTGGAGTCGCCGTTCTATTGGGCAAGGCGTGATGAAATCGGCAAGCTGGGCAAGCATCTGGAATGGACGCGCTCCGAACTCAAGCGCCTGATTGACGAACTGCGCGCCAAGACGCTGGCGCTGGAGGCGGACATTTCCCGTCGCCGCGAAGTGGAAGATGCGCTGCGCCGCTCGGAAAACAAATACCGCGAACTGTTCTGGTCCAATCTGGACGGCATCGTCATCAGTTCGCTGGATGGTCAGGTAATGGATGCCAACCCGGCCTTCCTCAACCTGATGTGCTACAACCTGGACCAGCTCAAGCAACAGAATTTCTGGTCGCTGGTGGGGCAGGAGAGCGAGGCGCTGGAGCGTTTCAACCTGGATAACAAGGTATTGCGTTTCGGCTATTGTGACGAGTTCGAAGCGGTGTACATGAACCGCTTTGGCAATCATGTGCCGGTCAGCGTCAAAACCGTTGCCATGCGCGATGCGTTTGGCCGCATCAATGCGGTATGGCGCATGGTGCGTGACATTTCGGAAAAGCGTGCGGCAGAAGAACGGGTGCAACTGGCGGCCAAGGTGTTCGAGAACACCGTGGAAGGCATCATGATTACCGACAGCGAAAAGCGCATTCGCAGCGTCAACAAGGCCTTTACCGAAATTACCGGTTATTCGCAGCAGGAAGTGCTGGGTCAGAAAACCAGCATTCTGTCGTCCGGTCGCCATGAAGAATCCTTCTACAGCGCCATGTGGCAGGCCATTGATAATCAGGGTTCCTGGCAAGGCGAGATCTGGAATCGCCGCAAGAATGGTGAAATCTATCCGGAATGGCTGGCCATCAATGCCGTGCGCAATCCCTTGTCGGAAATCACCCATTATGTGGCCATTTTCAGCGATCTGACCGAACGCAAGGCGGCGGATGAGCGCATCCAGTTCCTGGCGCACTTTGACGTACTCACCAGCCTGCCAAACCGCGCACATATGCACGACCGGGTGGAGCTGGCCATTCACAATGCCTGCCGCGACAACGAACAGATGGCCCTGCTGCTGCTGGACCTGGACCGCTTCAAGACGGTAAACGAATCGCTGGGCCATTCGGCTGGCGATGTACTGCTGCAGGTTGCCGCCGATCGCATCAAGTCCTCGCTGGCTGCGGGGGAAACGGTGGCGCGTCAGGGCGGAGATGAGTTCATCATTCTGCTGCCGGCCATTTCCGACCCCAGCGAAGCCGCGCTGGCTGCTGAACGCATCCGGGAATCGTTTACCGCTTCCATCGAGCTGCATAACCATACCATTACCATCACCCCATCCATCGGCATCAGCGTTTACCCGGATGATGGCCGCGACTTTGAAACCCTGGTGCGCAATGCCGACGCGGCGATGTATCACGCCAAGTCTTCCGGTCGCAACAGCTACAAGTTCTACACCGCCGACCTCAATGCCCGCGCGCGCGAGATTCTGGCCATTGAAAGCCAGCTGCGCTTTGCGCTGGAACGCAACGAATTCATCCTGCATTACCAGCCGCAGGTAGCCATGGCGGATGGCCGTATTACCGGTGCCGAGGCGCTGATACGCTGGAATCACCCCTCGCTGGGCATTCTCGGTCCGGCACGTTTCATCGAGGTGGCCGAAGAGCGTGGCTTCATCGTGCAAATCGGCAACTGGGTGATTCGCGAAGCCTGCCGTCAACTGGCGCTCTGGCATGATCAGGGCCTGCCCAAGATGTCGCTAGCCATCAATCTGTCGGCCTTGCAGTTCCGCCAGCAGGATCTGGCCGAGGTGCTGGAGAAAGCCCTCAGCAGTCATGGCCTGTCGGCTGACATGCTGGATGTGGAAGTGACCGAAAGCGTGATCATGGAGGACGTTACCAGCACCTTGCAGGCCATCGACACCATCAAGGGGATGGGGCTGCAGTTGTCAATTGACGACTTTGGTACTGGCTATTCCAGCCTGTCCTACCTCAAGCGTTTCAAGGCCGACAAGCTGAAGATCGACCGCTCCTTCGTGCGCGACATTCCGAATGATCTGGACGACTCAGCCATTGCCCGTGCCATCATCAATATGGCCAAGAACCTGAACATGCAGGTGGTGGCGGAAGGGGTGGAAACCATAGATCAGTGGCACTTCCTGAAACAGGAAGGTTGTGACCTGATCCAGGGTTATCTGCTGGCCAAACCGATGCCGCCGGAGGAGTTTGCCGGCTTGCTGGCCAAGGGAACGCTGCTGCCGGGTGAGTAA
- a CDS encoding HNH endonuclease, translated as MGELDESGQRLLAILVEHMPKVKPGEPQTYITYKGVHDRLELHQNGETWGESLQAQGLNSLADWTKRMGFPGITGIITNGGNVEDRPWQPGVGYFDLFKRPRDDFRWWREEVDRAKAFDWLRYLSPAAIDTPPTANIVLAAVGQRMPLPPSPTEKHPVRELVALAGIDVSDWAYTQDGKPIGNPNDNIGRNTMWSFVGRPPEPIALCVWFEHVDWKSEPPTYRGNEYPYQRRLSDIANTRKGKDGLSRLKSKLRRSRAFHDAVFVAYRDSRPIRMILVNGEEIPIEEAADDASKVTAREIDPERWYVHSFDGITGEYVIVRGVECPKSVAEPPTTQYDPLDDPVFSSYLASIEDTERDAAVKIRVCQGIFRDALIQRWGGCSVTKCGLKEVLVASHIRPWSRCETAEQRLSPANGLLLTPNLDKLFDTGLISFDDRFRIVFSPLLKEGWALMLGIRRDMHLSNHARADLLPYLRWHREHILKC; from the coding sequence ATGGGCGAACTAGACGAGAGCGGGCAGAGGCTGTTAGCAATCCTGGTAGAGCACATGCCAAAGGTAAAACCAGGAGAACCCCAAACGTATATCACTTACAAGGGGGTCCACGACCGCCTTGAACTCCATCAAAACGGTGAGACCTGGGGAGAGAGCCTGCAAGCGCAAGGTCTAAACTCCCTCGCCGACTGGACAAAGAGAATGGGGTTTCCGGGGATTACCGGGATTATCACCAACGGGGGCAACGTCGAAGACAGGCCGTGGCAACCGGGTGTTGGCTATTTCGACCTCTTCAAGAGGCCGCGGGACGACTTCCGATGGTGGAGGGAGGAAGTTGACCGGGCCAAAGCGTTCGATTGGTTACGCTATCTTTCTCCCGCCGCAATTGACACTCCGCCAACCGCCAACATCGTACTGGCCGCCGTAGGACAGCGGATGCCATTGCCACCATCCCCTACGGAAAAGCATCCGGTGCGCGAGCTCGTAGCGCTGGCAGGAATTGATGTCAGCGACTGGGCCTACACCCAAGACGGTAAGCCAATCGGTAATCCAAACGACAACATTGGTCGCAACACCATGTGGTCGTTTGTTGGTCGGCCACCGGAGCCCATTGCGCTGTGTGTATGGTTCGAGCATGTGGACTGGAAAAGCGAACCGCCCACCTATCGTGGTAATGAATATCCATACCAACGAAGGCTCTCCGACATCGCGAACACTCGCAAAGGGAAAGACGGGCTAAGTCGCCTGAAATCCAAGCTGCGGCGCTCGCGTGCATTCCATGACGCAGTGTTCGTCGCATATCGTGACTCGCGGCCCATCCGAATGATCCTGGTTAATGGTGAGGAGATACCCATTGAGGAAGCTGCAGACGATGCCTCAAAGGTGACGGCGCGTGAGATCGATCCCGAGCGCTGGTATGTGCACTCGTTCGACGGCATCACTGGCGAGTATGTAATCGTCCGTGGCGTTGAGTGCCCCAAGAGCGTGGCCGAACCTCCGACGACGCAATATGACCCGCTCGATGACCCCGTTTTTAGCAGCTACCTTGCATCTATTGAGGACACAGAGCGCGATGCAGCTGTAAAAATACGAGTCTGCCAAGGAATATTCCGCGACGCGCTGATACAGCGCTGGGGCGGTTGCTCGGTTACAAAGTGCGGCTTGAAGGAAGTGCTCGTCGCAAGTCATATCAGACCGTGGAGTCGCTGCGAGACGGCAGAGCAGCGGCTCAGCCCGGCAAACGGGCTGTTGCTGACCCCAAACCTCGATAAGCTATTCGATACCGGACTTATCAGCTTTGATGACCGCTTCCGAATCGTTTTTAGTCCACTACTCAAAGAAGGTTGGGCCCTGATGCTTGGGATCAGGCGAGACATGCACCTGTCCAACCACGCTCGTGCAGACCTCCTGCCATACCTTCGGTGGCATCGTGAACACATTCTCAAGTGCTAG
- a CDS encoding IS3 family transposase (programmed frameshift) codes for MSKPRFPEAFKIEAVKQVTERGYPVAEVASRLGVSAHSLYQWLKRFDPKRAQPAEPADQQAEIRRLKAELKRVTEERDIPKKGRRILCQGVRVRYAFIRAHAQQFPIRRLCRVMSVHPSGYYAWKASPHSPRAREDQRLLEHIKQAWLESGGVYGYRKVHDDLQAQGERCGKHRVARLMKQEGLRSQTGYHRRPGHYSGRPAVVAPNHLQRQFSVNEPNTTWVTDITYIRTHEGWLYLAVVLDLFSRQVIGWSMQSRIDRELVLNALLMAVWRRQPKQEVLVHSDQGSQFSSYDWQDFLKAHRLVPSMSRRGNCHDNAVAESFFQLLKRERIKRKTYHDREEARRDIFDYIEMFYNPKRRHGSANGLSPVEFEKQYFQRLKSV; via the exons ATGAGCAAGCCGCGTTTCCCCGAAGCGTTCAAGATTGAAGCAGTCAAACAGGTAACCGAGCGTGGTTACCCAGTGGCCGAAGTCGCCAGCCGTCTCGGCGTATCTGCCCACAGCCTGTATCAATGGCTGAAACGCTTCGACCCCAAGCGCGCCCAACCGGCCGAACCCGCAGACCAGCAAGCCGAAATCCGACGTCTCAAGGCAGAGCTCAAACGGGTCACCGAGGAGCGCGACATCC CTAAAAAAGGCCGCCGCATACTTTGCCAAGGAGTCCGGGTAAGGTATGCCTTCATCCGGGCCCATGCACAGCAGTTCCCTATTCGACGTCTGTGTCGTGTTATGTCGGTGCATCCCAGTGGCTACTACGCCTGGAAAGCATCCCCGCATTCACCACGAGCGCGTGAAGACCAGCGCTTGCTGGAGCACATCAAGCAGGCGTGGCTCGAAAGTGGCGGTGTCTATGGCTATCGCAAGGTGCATGACGACTTGCAGGCTCAGGGAGAGCGCTGTGGCAAACATCGTGTGGCTCGGCTGATGAAGCAGGAGGGCTTACGTTCGCAGACGGGTTACCACCGGCGTCCTGGGCATTACAGTGGCCGCCCGGCCGTGGTGGCACCTAACCACCTACAACGCCAGTTCTCCGTGAATGAGCCGAATACAACCTGGGTGACCGACATCACTTATATCCGCACGCATGAGGGGTGGTTGTACCTGGCGGTGGTGCTGGACCTGTTCTCGCGGCAGGTGATTGGCTGGTCGATGCAGTCACGTATCGATAGAGAGCTGGTGCTGAATGCCCTGTTGATGGCGGTATGGCGACGTCAGCCCAAGCAGGAAGTGCTGGTGCATTCCGACCAGGGGAGCCAGTTCAGTAGTTACGACTGGCAGGACTTCTTGAAGGCTCATCGCTTGGTACCCAGCATGAGTCGGCGTGGGAACTGCCACGACAATGCCGTGGCAGAGAGTTTCTTCCAGTTGCTGAAGCGGGAGCGCATCAAGCGCAAAACCTATCACGACAGGGAGGAGGCCCGGCGGGATATCTTCGATTACATCGAAATGTTCTACAACCCGAAACGCCGGCATGGTTCCGCAAACGGGCTATCGCCGGTAGAGTTTGAGAAGCAATATTTCCAACGGCTCAAGAGTGTCTAG